One part of the Candidatus Eisenbacteria bacterium genome encodes these proteins:
- a CDS encoding KpsF/GutQ family sugar-phosphate isomerase has product MTTNPEPGTHTTPQALEAARRVLRLESRAVAALEGALGTGFERAVEAVAACRGRVLTSGVGKSGMVAARLAATLTSTGTPAVFIHPVEALHGDLGLVSRQDVVVLISKSGQSTELGAIIPTLKLLGLPLIGILSNGDSPLAGACDIRLSIGRPEEGCPFDLVPTSSAAAAQALGDALAMAVLTRKGFRREDFTFYHPGGAIGRAGLLRVRDVMRTGPDLPMVDADTPLRETLHVILDKGIGLALVRGQEGRLEGILTDGDFKRLLLRDAGLLDRTAGEVMTRGPRTVAADAYLSEAVRRMEENPGGSITSLVVLDGDGRLEGVLHLHDCLKAGLK; this is encoded by the coding sequence ATGACAACGAACCCGGAGCCCGGCACGCACACCACGCCCCAAGCGCTCGAGGCGGCGCGGCGCGTGCTGCGCCTGGAGAGCCGCGCGGTGGCCGCGCTGGAAGGCGCGCTGGGAACGGGCTTCGAGCGCGCCGTGGAGGCGGTCGCGGCCTGCCGCGGCCGGGTGCTGACCTCCGGGGTGGGCAAGTCGGGCATGGTGGCCGCGCGGCTGGCGGCCACCCTCACCTCCACCGGCACGCCCGCGGTGTTCATCCACCCGGTGGAGGCGCTGCACGGCGACCTGGGGCTGGTGAGCCGCCAGGACGTGGTGGTGCTGATTTCCAAGAGCGGCCAGAGCACCGAGCTGGGCGCGATCATCCCCACGCTGAAGCTGCTGGGACTGCCCCTGATCGGAATCCTCTCCAATGGCGACAGCCCGCTGGCCGGGGCGTGCGACATCCGCCTCAGCATCGGCCGGCCCGAGGAGGGCTGCCCGTTCGACCTCGTGCCCACCAGCAGCGCGGCCGCCGCCCAGGCGCTGGGCGACGCGCTGGCCATGGCGGTGCTCACACGCAAGGGATTCCGACGCGAGGACTTCACCTTCTACCACCCGGGCGGGGCGATCGGCCGCGCGGGCCTGCTGCGGGTGCGCGATGTGATGCGCACCGGCCCGGACCTGCCGATGGTGGACGCTGACACTCCGTTGCGCGAGACGCTGCACGTGATCCTGGACAAAGGCATCGGCCTGGCCCTGGTGCGCGGCCAGGAGGGGCGGCTCGAGGGGATCCTCACCGACGGCGACTTCAAGCGACTGCTGCTGCGCGACGCCGGCCTGCTGGACCGCACCGCGGGGGAGGTCATGACCCGCGGGCCGCGGACCGTGGCCGCGGACGCCTACCTGTCCGAGGCGGTGCGGCGCATGGAGGAAAACCCCGGCGGATCCATCACGTCCCTGGTGGTGCTGGACGGGGACGGTCGGCTGGAGGGAGTGCTGCACCTGCACGACTGCCTCAAGGCCGGGCTGAAGTAG
- a CDS encoding GNAT family N-acetyltransferase, giving the protein MTLTVRIADTPDTARSAAGPWSALMERAPGAGVFLTPEWQLSWLDALQGGAEPAIVLLEDAGSVRAALPMARTVERPGGLPVRVTAIGGEEMASGDHLAPVVEPGFEAPAARALETWMADELQVADVLRFASVDEGPFAGAVRAAAERRGWELLERARDVAPFAALPRTWGEIEAALGARRTGRLEYYARRLRKDHADVEVRLNDEAAPLARVLDEMAALHVRLWESRGRPGTLGREAKRRFLDRFCARALERGWLRLHQLWVGPRLVSATLVFHHRGVASYYQSGWDLDFKLYNVGELAVMQGLRRAVEEGVAVFDFLRGDEPYKEKFATGRAELLTLEIASRPKGRLLLKAGAARGAAAAAVRRAHP; this is encoded by the coding sequence ATGACCCTCACCGTACGGATCGCGGACACTCCCGACACCGCCCGGTCCGCAGCCGGCCCCTGGAGCGCGCTGATGGAGCGCGCGCCGGGGGCCGGCGTGTTCCTCACGCCGGAATGGCAGCTCTCCTGGCTGGACGCGCTGCAAGGTGGCGCCGAGCCGGCCATCGTGCTGCTGGAGGACGCCGGGTCGGTGCGCGCGGCGCTGCCCATGGCCCGCACCGTGGAGCGGCCCGGCGGGCTGCCCGTGCGGGTCACCGCGATCGGGGGGGAGGAGATGGCCTCGGGCGATCACCTGGCCCCGGTGGTGGAGCCCGGCTTCGAGGCGCCGGCCGCCCGCGCGCTCGAGACCTGGATGGCCGACGAGCTGCAAGTCGCGGACGTGCTGCGGTTCGCCTCCGTGGACGAGGGGCCCTTCGCGGGCGCCGTGCGCGCGGCCGCCGAGCGCCGCGGCTGGGAGTTGCTCGAGCGCGCCCGGGACGTGGCGCCCTTCGCCGCGCTCCCGCGCACGTGGGGTGAGATCGAGGCGGCCCTGGGGGCCAGGCGCACCGGCCGCCTGGAGTACTATGCGAGGCGGCTGCGCAAGGACCACGCCGATGTCGAGGTGCGGCTGAACGACGAGGCCGCCCCGCTGGCGCGCGTCCTGGATGAGATGGCTGCGCTGCACGTTCGCCTGTGGGAGAGCCGCGGCCGGCCCGGCACCCTGGGGCGGGAGGCGAAGCGGCGCTTCCTGGACCGTTTCTGCGCCCGCGCGCTGGAGCGCGGGTGGCTGCGGCTCCACCAGCTTTGGGTGGGGCCGCGGCTGGTCTCGGCGACGCTGGTGTTCCATCACCGCGGCGTGGCCAGCTACTACCAGTCCGGCTGGGACCTCGACTTCAAGCTCTACAACGTGGGCGAACTGGCGGTGATGCAGGGCCTGCGCCGCGCGGTGGAGGAGGGCGTGGCGGTGTTCGACTTCCTGCGCGGCGACGAGCCGTACAAGGAGAAGTTCGCCACCGGGCGCGCCGAGCTGCTCACGCTGGAGATCGCTTCCCGGCCCAAGGGGCGGCTGCTGCTGAAGGCCGGAGCCGCCCGCGGCGCCGCGGCCGCGGCCGTGCGGCGCGCGCACCCCTGA
- the lptC gene encoding LPS export ABC transporter periplasmic protein LptC gives MTPAIPRHGILPGLALLCLVAACSPESTSPALTRAATRPDEIIEDMKVTETSAGSRSWTLHARRALVYNAQNRVEVEGVDVDFYDEGGKAYSHLTCNRGTLNQSTNDMVAEGRVDIRTTTGVHVESEVLRFWNGQQKITSDAFVRVTDAQGSVLSGVGFESDTKVEHYKIVKVDATLRQAGGKDL, from the coding sequence ATGACACCTGCCATCCCCCGACATGGAATCCTGCCCGGCCTGGCGCTGCTGTGCCTGGTGGCGGCGTGCTCGCCGGAGTCCACCTCGCCCGCGCTCACCCGGGCCGCCACCCGCCCCGACGAGATCATCGAGGACATGAAAGTCACCGAGACCAGCGCCGGCTCCCGGAGCTGGACGCTGCACGCGCGGCGCGCGCTGGTGTACAACGCGCAGAACCGGGTGGAGGTGGAGGGCGTGGACGTGGACTTCTACGACGAGGGCGGCAAGGCGTACTCGCACCTGACGTGCAACCGCGGCACCCTGAACCAGTCCACCAACGACATGGTGGCGGAGGGACGCGTGGACATCCGGACCACCACCGGCGTGCACGTGGAATCGGAGGTGCTGCGCTTCTGGAACGGGCAGCAGAAGATCACCTCCGACGCGTTCGTGAGGGTGACCGACGCCCAGGGCAGCGTGCTTTCGGGCGTGGGTTTCGAGAGCGACACCAAGGTGGAGCACTACAAGATCGTCAAGGTGGACGCGACGCTGCGGCAGGCCGGCGGAAAGGACCTGTAG